The Impatiens glandulifera chromosome 8, dImpGla2.1, whole genome shotgun sequence genome includes a window with the following:
- the LOC124912484 gene encoding glyoxylase I 4-like has product MENPLHLKSLNHISVVCRSVEKSLEFYQNILGFFPIRRPNSFLFDGAWLFNYGIGIHLLQSEDPENMPKINQINPKDNHISFQCESMSVVEKKLKEMKIEYIESRVEEGGIYVDQLFFHDPDGLMIEICNCDNLPVVPLAGESLRSCSLITCNIQQQLRSSIV; this is encoded by the exons ATGGAGAATCCTCTTCATTTGAAATCATTAAACCACATCTCAGTCGTATGCAGATCAGTAGAGAAATCTCTTGAGTTTTACCAGAATATTTTAGGGTTCTTCCCCATCAGAAGGCCCAACTCCTTCCTCTTCGATGGAGcttg gTTATTCAATTATGGTATAGGAATACATCTATTGCAATCGGAAGATCCAGAAAACATGCCCAAGATTAACCAGATCAACCCAAAGGATaatcacatttcatttcaa TGTGAGAGCATGTCGGTGGTTGAAAAGAAGCTTAAGGAGATGAAAATCGAGTACATCGAAAGTAGAGTAGAAGAAGGTGGGATCTACGTTGATCAGTTGTTTTTTCATGATCCTGATGGATTGATGATTGAGATCTGTAACTGTGATAATCTTCCCGTCGTTCCACTCGCCGGAGAATCTCTCCGATCATGTTCGCTAATCACCTGTAACATCCAGCAGCAGCTCCGATCATCAATTGTTTAG
- the LOC124911657 gene encoding zinc finger CCCH domain-containing protein 39-like produces MTEHNVGGSNSIRPETGTSKGNIFYKTRLCHEFAKGRCLISENCNYAHGYEDLMEPPLNWQETVYKKELEKALANWNDEENIVRRMNICRRFIYGGNRSCSNDNNCIFLHEHPSKFKVADVSMLMKTLTRERDDTVISIQNSDLVFPDRNIPINFWKIRLCTKWEMTRCCPYGDSCQFAHGLLELRKPGNGGSTREDVAAPAEEAVEKTGEVESWQTRWRKKLPRKIVGIYGDWIDGMSPPRE; encoded by the exons ATGACCGAACACAATGTCGGTGGATCCAATTCGATTCGTCCAGAAACAGGAACATCGAAAGGAAACATCTTTTACAAGACTCGTTTATGTCATGAATTTGCGAAAGGTAGATGTTTGATAAGTGAAAACTGTAATTATGCTCATGGATATGAAGACCTAATGGAGCCGCCATTAAACTGGCAAGAAACAGTTTATAAGAAAGAGTTAGAGAAAGCTCTTGCGAATTGGAACGATGAAGAAAACATAGTTCGAAGGATGAATATCTGTAGAAGATTCATCTATGGAGGAAACAGATCATGTTCTAACGATAACAACTGTATTTTCCTTCACGAACACCCATCAAAATTTAAGGTAGCTGACGTGAGCATGTTGATGAAAACCCTGACGAGAGAGAGAGACGATACTGTTATAAGTATTCAAAATTCTGATCTTGTTTTTCCAGATAGGAATATTCCTATTAACTTTTGGAAGATTAGGCTTTGTACCAAATGGGAGATGACTCGTTGCTGTCCTTATGGCGATTCATGTCAGTTTGCTCATGGCTTGTTgg AATTACGCAAACCGGGTAACGGCGGAAGCACCAGAGAAGATGTGGCGGCGCCGGCGGAGGAGGCCGTTGAGAAGACCGGAGAAGTTGAGAGTTGGCAGACAAGGTGGAGGAAGAAGTTGCCGAGAAAGATTGTTGGGATTTATGGAGATTGGATAGACGGCATGTCACCACCAAGGGAGTAG